The following are encoded in a window of Panicum virgatum strain AP13 chromosome 5N, P.virgatum_v5, whole genome shotgun sequence genomic DNA:
- the LOC120676182 gene encoding uncharacterized protein LOC120676182 isoform X3 — translation MDPQLPAIRSRLFSPLHENNEKSVQVSAAMVCPKFYWILDARWEKLGKEGWNKGASCISESSGGKNNKIGLLPKKPARRSLSQFKNLIISLLGHVLFGGTLVFALSGKKI, via the exons ATGGATCCACAGCTACCCGCGATCCGTTCTCGCCTCTTCTCCCCTCTCCACGAGAACAATGAGAAATCAGTGCAAGTGTCTGCGGCGATGGTGTGCCCCAAGT TTTATTGGATTTTGGATGCACGTTGGGAAAAGCTAGGGAAGGAAGGCTGGAACAAGGGCGCCAGCTGCATAAGCGAAAGCAGCGGCGGCAAGAACAACAAGATCGGACTCCTCCCCAAGAAACCAG CAAGGCGATCGTTGTCACAGTTCAAGAACCTTATCATCTCTTTATTGGGGCATGTTTTATTTGGGGGCACATTAGTATTTGCTTTGTCAGGAAAAAAGATATGA
- the LOC120676182 gene encoding uncharacterized protein LOC120676182 isoform X2 — MDPQLPAIRSRLFSPLHENNEKSVQVSAAMVCPKWKEGWNKGASCISESSGGKNNKIGLLPKKPGQCKAIVVTVQEPYHLFIGACFIWGHISICFVRKKDMTAQWCFRLLKPELLTAQ, encoded by the exons ATGGATCCACAGCTACCCGCGATCCGTTCTCGCCTCTTCTCCCCTCTCCACGAGAACAATGAGAAATCAGTGCAAGTGTCTGCGGCGATGGTGTGCCCCAAGT GGAAGGAAGGCTGGAACAAGGGCGCCAGCTGCATAAGCGAAAGCAGCGGCGGCAAGAACAACAAGATCGGACTCCTCCCCAAGAAACCAGGTCAATG CAAGGCGATCGTTGTCACAGTTCAAGAACCTTATCATCTCTTTATTGGGGCATGTTTTATTTGGGGGCACATTAGTATTTGCTTTGTCAGGAAAAAAGATATGACTGCGCAATGGTGTTTCAGATTGTTGAAGCCTGAACTTTTGACTGCGCAATAG
- the LOC120676182 gene encoding uncharacterized protein LOC120676182 isoform X1, which translates to MDPQLPAIRSRLFSPLHENNEKSVQVSAAMVCPKFYWILDARWEKLGKEGWNKGASCISESSGGKNNKIGLLPKKPGQCKAIVVTVQEPYHLFIGACFIWGHISICFVRKKDMTAQWCFRLLKPELLTAQ; encoded by the exons ATGGATCCACAGCTACCCGCGATCCGTTCTCGCCTCTTCTCCCCTCTCCACGAGAACAATGAGAAATCAGTGCAAGTGTCTGCGGCGATGGTGTGCCCCAAGT TTTATTGGATTTTGGATGCACGTTGGGAAAAGCTAGGGAAGGAAGGCTGGAACAAGGGCGCCAGCTGCATAAGCGAAAGCAGCGGCGGCAAGAACAACAAGATCGGACTCCTCCCCAAGAAACCAGGTCAATG CAAGGCGATCGTTGTCACAGTTCAAGAACCTTATCATCTCTTTATTGGGGCATGTTTTATTTGGGGGCACATTAGTATTTGCTTTGTCAGGAAAAAAGATATGACTGCGCAATGGTGTTTCAGATTGTTGAAGCCTGAACTTTTGACTGCGCAATAG
- the LOC120676182 gene encoding uncharacterized protein LOC120676182 isoform X4, with amino-acid sequence MDPQLPAIRSRLFSPLHENNEKSVQVSAAMVCPKWKEGWNKGASCISESSGGKNNKIGLLPKKPARRSLSQFKNLIISLLGHVLFGGTLVFALSGKKI; translated from the exons ATGGATCCACAGCTACCCGCGATCCGTTCTCGCCTCTTCTCCCCTCTCCACGAGAACAATGAGAAATCAGTGCAAGTGTCTGCGGCGATGGTGTGCCCCAAGT GGAAGGAAGGCTGGAACAAGGGCGCCAGCTGCATAAGCGAAAGCAGCGGCGGCAAGAACAACAAGATCGGACTCCTCCCCAAGAAACCAG CAAGGCGATCGTTGTCACAGTTCAAGAACCTTATCATCTCTTTATTGGGGCATGTTTTATTTGGGGGCACATTAGTATTTGCTTTGTCAGGAAAAAAGATATGA